Below is a window of Lacibacter sp. H407 DNA.
ATACAAGGCCATTGCATTGGCAGTTTGACTTGAAGAATCGTATTGCAGTTTGATTGGATCAAAAAATGTTTTATTGAAAGCTGTTTTTACATCTGCTGCCAGTTGCTGATAGAATTTAACATCTTCATTCTTCTTTAACATCGTGGCTATTTTGATCATGATGTTGAGATCATAGTAAAACGTAGCGGTAGCTGTTACACCCATCTTCGTCATTTGTGCAAAGCCTGATTTCTTTGGGCCAATATCAAACCAATCGCCCAAGCCATGCGACAAAATATTATTATTCGCTTTGCTTTTCAGGTACAGCACATAAGCCTTCATCATATCATACGACTGCAACAATGTTTCTTTATCGCCATACCATTGATAATTATACCAGGAATAAATGATCGCTGCACTTCCCCACTCCGGCGATTCATCAAACGGTGGTGTAAACACAGTAAACTCGGGAGCGATCTCCGGAATTTTTCCGTTGGCATACTGCGCATTCTTCATGTCGTTGATCACTTTCTTATTCAACGCTGCCACATCATAATTGTAATGAACAGAAGTGCCGACTAAATGTGTTTCTTCGAGCCATCCAAGTTTTTCTCTGTGCGGACAATCGGTGAACACGCTTACCATATTACTTTTAATGGCCCAGTCGATCAATGTATGTGTGCGGTTAAACAGATCGTTTGAACAACTGAATGAGCCAACCGTATTCGCTGCATTACGGATATGCAATCCTTCAAGTTTTACCACTTGTGGAAGTGATTGATTATTTTCTTTCGGTTTGCAATGCACTTCCACATATCGGAAGCCGGTGTATGTAAACAACGGATGCCAGCTTTCTTCGGCATCACCTTTTAAAATATAGGTAAAGAAAGATGGACTACCTGTTGCTGTTTGATTAGCCGTTCCGTCTGCATTGATCAATTCACCACAAATTAATTTCACCGTATCGCCTTTGCTTCCTTTTACTGTAATGGCAGGAACACCAGAAAAATTTTGTCCAAGATCATATAACGTAACGCCTGGCTTTAATTCACGTTTGGTTTGTGTCGTTAACTGTTGCATCACTTTCACCGGTTCATTCATTTGCGATTCAAGTAATGCAGGGCCTTTGGTAATGATCACCTGTTTCCATTTCGCATCATTAAAGCCTGGTTGATTCCATCCTTGTTGAAAAAGATTGGCATCATAATCTTCGCCACCGAATATGCTTGAATAGATGATGGGTGATTGATCTGTCTTCCAGCTTTCATCACTAATAATCTGCTGTGTCGATCCATCAGTAAATTCGATCAACGTTTTTGTAATGAGTTTTGGATAACCATAAGCGCCGGTCATCTTACGGTAACGTTCAGAGGGAATATAATAAAATCCATTGCCAAGCATTACGCCAATAGCATTCTTCCCCTCTTGTATATTCTTTGTTACATCAAAAGTTACATATTGTGCATGTTTGCTGTAATTCGTCCAGCCAGGTGCAAGAAAATGATCGCCGATCTTTTTGCCGTTGATACTTAATTCAAAATGACCAAGACCGCAGATAAACACTGTCGCCTGTTTGATTTTTTTTGCAACAGCAAATTCTTTACGTAGCACAGGTAGGATGTCTTTTCTCGGGCCCCATGCTTTTTTTCCACTCTGGTGCACATGCGGAGCAATAATAGCAGTATCATTGATCTCCTCATACCCGATCCATTTCGCATTGCTCCAGTCTTTTGTTTGTAGTAAACCCATTTGCCAATGTTCAATACTGCTCCATGCTGACACATTTCCTTTGTTATCCCACACCTGCACTTTCCAGAAATATTTTTTAGTGGATAGCAATGATTTCCCGGAATAAGCAACTTGTATTGAAGCTGAAGATTTGATCTGCTTAGAGTCCCACACATTACCGACATTCTTTTTCAATAACGCTTCATCATCGGCAACAAGAATGTGATATGCAGTTTGAAATATATTTTGTTGAGTGGATTGTAATTGCCAGCTGAGTTTGGGCTGCAGGGCATCAACACCTAAAGGATTGCTGCGGCTTTCGCAACGAAGATTGGCAACAGTTAATTGTTGAGCGTGCACAAAAATTGTACAAAGCAAAAAGCAAGCATTAATGAGAATCG
It encodes the following:
- a CDS encoding family 78 glycoside hydrolase catalytic domain, producing the protein MKKTILINACFLLCTIFVHAQQLTVANLRCESRSNPLGVDALQPKLSWQLQSTQQNIFQTAYHILVADDEALLKKNVGNVWDSKQIKSSASIQVAYSGKSLLSTKKYFWKVQVWDNKGNVSAWSSIEHWQMGLLQTKDWSNAKWIGYEEINDTAIIAPHVHQSGKKAWGPRKDILPVLRKEFAVAKKIKQATVFICGLGHFELSINGKKIGDHFLAPGWTNYSKHAQYVTFDVTKNIQEGKNAIGVMLGNGFYYIPSERYRKMTGAYGYPKLITKTLIEFTDGSTQQIISDESWKTDQSPIIYSSIFGGEDYDANLFQQGWNQPGFNDAKWKQVIITKGPALLESQMNEPVKVMQQLTTQTKRELKPGVTLYDLGQNFSGVPAITVKGSKGDTVKLICGELINADGTANQTATGSPSFFTYILKGDAEESWHPLFTYTGFRYVEVHCKPKENNQSLPQVVKLEGLHIRNAANTVGSFSCSNDLFNRTHTLIDWAIKSNMVSVFTDCPHREKLGWLEETHLVGTSVHYNYDVAALNKKVINDMKNAQYANGKIPEIAPEFTVFTPPFDESPEWGSAAIIYSWYNYQWYGDKETLLQSYDMMKAYVLYLKSKANNNILSHGLGDWFDIGPKKSGFAQMTKMGVTATATFYYDLNIMIKIATMLKKNEDVKFYQQLAADVKTAFNKTFFDPIKLQYDSSSQTANAMALYMGLVEEKNRQAVVDALIREIKSRNNALTAGDIGYRYVLKALEQAGRSDVIFDMNYRDDVPGYGYQLKHGATALTESWQAYESVSNNHFMLGHLMEWFYAGLAGIKQTENSVAYKEVMIKPEVVGDVTNAKATFESPYGLIKSEWVKTTSSFNLQLQIPANSTAVVYVPAKPGQTVLLNGKKVTAVYEKGRAVVKIGSGNYQFSVATN